The sequence below is a genomic window from Montipora capricornis isolate CH-2021 chromosome 14, ASM3666992v2, whole genome shotgun sequence.
aagacgattttattcgtcgATGGGGCACCCCTCGGGGAGGAAAGggttaaaatatatttattcgATATATCCATGACTTCTTCGCAGTGAAGATTCAAGCCAACTGTTAGCTGTTCATTTTGTGACAGTCTTTATAAACCCGTTCGTGGATATCACCAGGGTTAAGCTCATGCTTTCCTTTCGTTGCTGCTTAAGTAACTGCACAAGTAAGTAATGTTTATAAATGCAAATATCTAAAAATCATAACATTGCTGAATTCAGCAGTCCAAGTCTCTTCATAATGACAAAAATGTGGACCTTACTCACTCTCACAACTGTACACGAGAACAAAATGGTTTCGCCGTCACGAGGTAGTAGCCACAGTAACGAATTCAAAAGATGCAACTCAATCAGGTGTTTTCTAAACGGGGTAGGACGGTTTGCGAGATACTCGAGAAAACAAAGCATAAACTGTTAACGAGTCCACACGCCTTAATTTAGATTCAATTTTAGGACATTTTAAAAGTTAATACCTatcttttccaaatggtctggatagcacaagtgttactaatattttaaaaaatacaaccacactgtattgatagttatatatatatatatatatatatacatatatatatatatatatatatatacgaattatcttgtaaaagttttaatgttacactcactatggctgaagatgatgtttgaaacatcgaaacatcttccgaaaattcaaaagtgtggttgtattttttaaaatattagtaataCCTATCTAACATTACttggaaaatacaaaaaataaaaccaaacctGGAATAATGTGAATAACTTTAGGCGCTGCTAAATTGCCTCCGTTTGTCATCACAGCTGAGCCCGCAACTTGATTGCCCAGTTGGCTGCACTCTTGTTGGATCTGTGACCCGCCTTGTTTCAAGATGGCTTTGCTCAATTCACCGGCATTGTTCATGTTCATATCGGTGCTGATAACGTTTAAAATTGCATCAGTTTTTTCCTGAGTCAAATCAGCATTTATGACTTCAATACTGGGGCCTGTGTACTTACTTTTACTTGGTCTGACCAAACCATGTTCAGATGACAAGCCTGGTGAACTTGCTGCTTTTCTGATTCCAAATTTGGATAGAAGTTTCCCGAAAAAACCGCTAGTCGTGTATTCTTGGCGTAAGTTAAACTTAGATTGCAACTTGGCTACCTCTTGTTTGAAAGCAGTGACCAGGACCTGATCTTGTTGGTACACCACAAATCGAATATCTTTCAAGGTGGACGAAGCATTTGTCTGGCAAAAGCTCAAAATCTCTTCCAACATTATTCTTGAGGCTTCATTGGGTGGAAAGTTTAAATTCCCCGTGCCTATAACAGGAAAAGCTATAGAGCTCATTCTTAGCTCTTCGCCTTTCTGGAGACACCTCTGCACGATGTTTCGTAAAACcttgaataaaaagaaatgaaattgtaAAATGTGGAAGTCTGTTACCAAAACACAGTATTGCCATTGCTTGCAGGAATCAAAGTTTCGCCATAAAAAAGAGGGGGTTATCATGCCCGAGATAGCAATGCGCAAGAGCGCCGGCAAACCGACTGTCTTCTCATCGATATGCTTGCGCGAAATCTGCTTACGCACGTATACAAAAGCCACTTATGAATAATGTATAAAGTGGCTAaagaaattatgcagaaatcagcAAGAGAATTGTCAACACATCCATTCCATGCACAGAAAATTCCCAACAACGAATGGCAGCTCCAGcattcctctctttgatagaGATCGACTCGATGGTAAAATGTCACCCTTGTACCCCAACATGCATGTTTACTTTTAATGGCTTTTAATGGTAATGTAGTTACTTTCCAGTTGTGTACATATACTGCTCTATTTGAAtgaaaatctgagagacaaaTATTTATGAATCTTGTATTATACAAGTTATATTGCCAAAGGAATGATTAAAGAATAATACCGTTTTTTCATTATGAAAAGTAGTCCTTCttgtgaaagacagaaaagggTTTAGCTCTGACGAAAAGGTTAACACTCGagacgtcagctttcaaatttctttacataCGTCAATTTATCATATCAACTCAATTGataaatccttttctttatcccaTTTGCCCATTGACATAGCACTACAGCTTCTTTGCAAACTAAACCACTTTATCCTACATGTGAAAGAATGCTTTTAATTACTTCCACCAACCATGaaccaatattcttaacccaaaAAACCAAGACAACGGTTGTTTTAAAACACCACTCCCTTACCTGGAttgcagtgtctgacacttgcagaccgCAAGTGAGCTAACCCTAATTGAAAACTCAACCCTAATTACTAAATTGCAGGCAGTGTCTCTaaccttacatgaaagctaaccattcaaaaTAAGTGTTTAACCCTGATCACTAAGCTGAGCATATAACCCTAAACactaaaaattgttttttacaTGCACTAAATAATTATCATTGTCTTTCATAGCATCATAGACAACAATTTATCATAATAATCGTAAAAATGatgatttctctagtttatttATACATACttcataaaattaattacagaaagatatccaaatatgttaaaatgggcAGTGTTCTAAATAAattaaaccagtttaaaaaaattaagctggtttgagaaaaaatgaacttttcaaaccaaaaacaaattaaaccacaacatactCACTTTATTCTTTGCATGCGCATGTCTTTTACACAACTTATATGGATGGTGGGGTCATCGAAAGGTCGCAGATTCGACTCCTTGAAGAAGCACCCGAATTTTCCCGAGTATCACCCTGTCACCATCGAATAAAGCCTCGCCGATGTATAACAAGGTCACTTTGGGAAACGGATTCATGGTCCAAAACAATGCCAATTAAAACTTGTGCGCAAATAAAAGGGGAAAATGACTTTGATACAATTTGCTGTTCTCTAgcagattttttttcaagtagttATAACATGATCATTTTAAACGCTCACCGCTTCACCAATGCCTGCCTTCCATGGGCTACAGTTGGTATGAATCACGTGACTGCAGAGCAATGCGAACCCAGGACTGACTGTAATGTCACCAGCATTTGGAGTTGTTACGCTGTTCCTCATCGCCGCACCACCCGCCTTGAGGATCGCTTGATAGCATGCTCCTTGTGAACTAACCAGGATTTCAGCCTGTGATTTAAAGAAGCGGATTATTAATTAATCCAGAAGAAATTTGAATCTTTTTGGACACATGGATGTTAGCACTAGGAgacactggcatttattcatttatttttattttgccaCACTACATCAATTACAGAAAATACAAGATTATcaaataaaggaaagaaaagaaaaaataaaccGGCAAGGAAACCTAAATAAAACCTTGGGGCTCGCATAAAAATTAGGTTTCCTCACAAactacaagaaacaaaacaccATGAAAATGCAAATAGGGCGAGAGTCAATCTTACAATGAAAAATCAATATTTCGAAATAATGAATTCTTTTGAGCTCATTTTTAAATGAtgcgagaaaagaaaaactgactGGGAATATCCAAACTGAGTGCATAAAAAAACTCTGGGCCTTGGAAGAAAACGGAAAACTGCCGTATATTTATTCTACAGTACGgtaaggaaaaagagaaagcaaTGCCTGATGTTATAGGTATGGTTaggattatttaaaaaaaaagagtccaATTTTGAGGGAAGATTACCATTTCTTAAAGAAGACTCGTAAATTGATCTAGTTGAAGTAAGTGAATATTATGCAATGTAAGCGGGTGGAGTTCCTAAAAAATTGGATCTTTATGAGCAACATATCAGGACTTGCTCGTTTTTGCAGAATCACGATTCCATTAACGTTAGTTTTGAAAGCAGATCCACAAACTGCGTTACAATAGTATAGTTACGGAAGTATCAGAGGGTTGTATAGGGAATACAGGCAGAACGAAACTGCATCTACAGATGACACCAATCGACTAAGATATTTAATGGGCAAAATTTCCACTGAGTTTTATCACTCCAAAACAATCGACGGAACTAAAATCACCAAACACACCTTTTCAGCCTCAATGACCCCAGCTCTCCACGAAACTTGGTGGCCAGCTTTGGTGGCGAAAGAAGATCGATCAGTGTCACCTCCAACTGCTTCCCGCTGATCATCTTTATCATCGTCACCACCAATGACTAgctcatcatcgtcatcactgCTTATGGAGACAGAACTTACTTGTGTATCTTGTACCTTACCTTCCTCTCGCTTCGAGTCAAAACTCTACTGGACAAGGATCGCGCATTCATAGTTTTTCTCTACCGTTTTTTCCAGACGATCTCCTTTACCACTGGCATAAAATTTCCTCAGCCCAGGCTGTTTGATGTCAATCGCTTTACAGCTGACACCGGCCACAATAGTGTTCAGTTTCTCTCGTGCCCTCTTGATGCCTCTTTCATtgccaaaaataacaaaatcttCATCTTTTCCACTTTCCGCAATTTTTACCCTCGAGTTTGCGAGTTGAGTTTCAATCAAGCGCAAATCGTCATCACCATACTCAACGAGATATTTTCTAATGCCTTTAGAACACGTAAATTGCTCTTCTAGAATGCTGTTATTTCTTAAGAAATAATTTAGCTTCTTTACAGCTTCGGTGACATGTTCTCGAAATCCGACAATAACGGTTTCACTGCATTCATTCTGATGTAGATGAACATCTTCTCCAACTTTGACTTCATTACATAGTTGGCGCCATTCTGATGTTTTCAAAATATGTTGGTTCGTGGCATCTACAAGAACTCTTTCCTCTAACGTCAGCATCTCCACAAGACTGGCAACCTGGTTAGCCTGTACAGCCGAGGTGCCCACGATGCCAACCTCCTTGTCAATCACATAGACAGCTTCAACGTTGTTCCTTTCTAACTCGCATTTCAGTCTCTTAAGACCTTCATCTGAGCCTATCACTTCCAAGATACCTTTTGatacaattagttttttttccacCATATTCTCGTCAAGTCTATGGAACTTCATGGCTGCCTCATTATATTGTTCCGGTGGTCCTTCAAAATGGATCTCCTCTGCTTCAGGATCCAACGTTATCTCCAGTTCCTTGTTGTGCTGTTGAAGCTGCTCTGCAAACTTTATCTTCTTTAACAGAATTATGCGTTCTTTAGGAAttctctttgaaaacttcaaatACGTTTTCCTGGTTTCTTCACGATATATCTCTTCTAATTTTGCTTTAACCTGATCTTCAAACGCTTTTGCTTCTGAGCTCATGCAAACAATTCTGGCGCGGAAAGATTCATCCAATGGTTTGATCAGCGGTGGGTTAACCCCTAGGCATGCGCGAACGTCAAATAACCGTGACTTCAAGGCTTCCCAGAACTCCTTTTTAACTTCAACATCATGCTTGGCAAATTTTCTTAGGTAGCTTTGGACTAATTCAATACACTCTGACTGCCACGAATTGGTTTCGTCTTCTCCACGAAACACAACAACAGCTGTTTTCTTTTGTAGGGTCCACTTGATTTCACTCTTTTTCGCAGATAATGCCTCCTTCAACTCATCATGATGTGATGTGGTTGTGACGTATTCCATTACATCCGGGTCCACAACCATGTCTAACTGCAGGgctgaaaatgaaacaaagttgGATGTGCTTGATTTACTTACTCTTGGTtttctttaattatttatttctaatttatagTCTATCCCTTCAAATAAGAGTGTACTTAAAAGAACAAAACGCCGAAAAACGATGAAAGCAGCTGGTGTCATTCTCTTTTATTTCTATATTTAGGTGTTCTTGCCTTCAGTCGGCTAAGTAACCTATGTGCCTCACCTGCAAGATGGGCATTGTCTaatttctaaatttaaaaacaggTTGCAAAGGCAATAATTCTAATGTTTATGTTGTTCTGAACCGAACCGAAGAAGATTTAAACACAAGTAAAAGGTCATTTTTGGCAAAGGTAAAATCTGTCAATGTCATAGACTTGAAACATAACAGCTTAAgctaaggaggctcaaaccagttttaaaactttcaacaaagtgtactatttggaaggatcgAATCTACCCAACTGTTTCATTTGACGACAACGTTGTGATACCATATGAAAAACCAATAAaggcttaacaagatgcactcattaatgtgacgtaatatgttaccatggcaacaaaagtgCCATCTAAAAACGTGGTCaccccattttttattactGGAGAGTGATTAGCCcgctaagataaaactctctgcaaagtttaaaaaaacatctctggagcagattcatagccaccttcaaaGATGgaaaaatttaaggtggctgcGAATCCGCTCCAGatgatttttttaactttgcagagagtttcgcCTTAGCTTGCTAATCACTTTTCTGCAATAAAAAAAGTatggtcaccgagttcgttttttagATATAAGGGTTTGAACACAAGATGTAGGGAGTTTCACATGTCAGCTTGTTAAGCAATTACTAATGTtccatatggtaccataacattgtcgttaagtgaaacagtgttgtagagttaatccttccATGAAGGCATTTCCTCTtaattgttgaaaccggttCGAGCCACCTTAAACAGTGTTCAGTTTACCTTTCTCAGTCTTGCtaattaaaatatttactaAATAGTGCCTTTGCCTGTCTAAAAATGCTATTAAAATAAATAGTATTTGGCAAGAAAACGTTTAATCTTTTCGCTGGTCATTTCTTGAAACATAGAAGACGGGATGGTTAATCCACATCTATAACGAGTGTTTGGATTATTCCCATTGGGTTCAAGGTGCTGCACGTGCACGGAAGGTGGTGAGCTGCCAAGGTGCGATGAGCGGTACAATTTACGATACCCCTTGTTGCATTTTTCAGTCTTAAAGTTGTAACTTGTGATTGGTTCATGCATTGTGGCCAATGGATGAACCAATCTTTTTTCTCCTCACCACTCATCCCTGACTTGTCTACATCTCCAAAAAAAGCATGCCCGTACGTAAAACAGTCCCATATGtggagaagaagaaaaagaggaagaagaagaagaagcaaaaTAGGAGAACTTGAATCAGCATGGTTTAAGATATCTTCATTAGTCGTCGGTCCGCTTCTCTCACAAACGACTAATTTGTTCTCTTCAAAACGTTCATCTTTTTCGATACCAAGACTTTGATTCTCTCCCACTCTGGACATGCTCTGTTCTCGATCTTCGTCCCCGTGATCACGTCCTCTCTCAATCTCAGAATCTAAAGCAAATGGATCCCGACTGATCTCTTCGCGCTGGCCACAGTCAGACTTAACATTCGACTTGAAATGCATGGAAcccttttttatcttttttgagGCTCTCCTTAAGCCTTTTTTGTCGTCATGGATTGGTTGACCTTGTCCTTGATTCAATTCAGTTTGACAATTATCCTCTTGTTTTTCCTGCAAAAACTCTGATATATCTCCTCCCTGGTGATTATCTTTGCAGGCTCCTCTTTCAGATGGACATTCTTTATACTCTCCTTGATCCTTTGTAGATAAGTCCTGTTGTTTCCTTTTCGGCCATGGCTTGGGCTTGGTTGGTGGTGGATGATCAAACCTATTTAAGTTTCCAAGTGGTCCTGAATGCTGTGATCCGAATTCGTCATCTGCAAAGATTGACCTACACTTCTTTTGAATAGCGTTACAAGTGCGTTTCTGGTCACCCAAGTGACATCCTGCAaggtcccctacctctttctgTCCTGTACTTGGCCGTTTCTTAACTCTTTTGCCTCGTCCTCTCCATTTTGGGGTCTCAATATCTTGAAATGCCCGAAGCTCTTTTTGTATACTCTCAAGATTTTTTGGATTTACTGCAACATCGGGGCAACAAAGAAACCGCTTGATAAGGACCTTTGGAATATTGGGAAATTCtgtttttagtttgtttagtgTTTCCTCTGAGTACTCCAGGTTCATGATCTCGTCGACAATCTTTGCACTGGATCAAGGCGCAGTTTCACCTGTAAAATAAAATCAGTAGTTGGTTCTGAATTTCCTAAGGttcttttcattttatgttGCTTCGTCATTCATAATCATATTTGTCACCCCTTACCCCCTTCAACTATGTTTAGTTATGGACTGTTAACTGTCCAGTAAAGGCACGCGCTTCACAGTTTCACAAACTTAAAAGTTGccccacccctcccctccctccctacACTTAAAAGCCTAAGCACGGTACAATATGTTAgttatagatttagccaagcctgaaAGCTGGGCTTCTAATCCCagaagcaatatagtgtatttgGAGTTAAtcatgcttctgcataaagtacaaaattaattgtcATTAGAGAGTGTAACGACCGTCAAAGTAATTATCATAAGAAGCCTTTTTGCTTACGGTTTTGCGTTTTAGAATATTAAGCCGGTATTTAAGTTGCCTTTCGAGTCTTTCCATTATTTTCCCCCAACGTCCCCCAAAGGAGCGTAAAGAGCCTTTAGCAGGATGCGCGAGCTAGAATTATGCCATATTTGTAGATATGATTCAGCTTTTTCACGCCGCAGTAATCGCAACATTTCTTCGCAAGCAAGTAGCTTACGTTGTTTTTTGTTGACATAAAATAAGCGAAGCAAGTCAACGCCGAAGTTTAAGTTTTTCAGCTTCAAGTTTTCTCAAGTTTCTTCAAGTTTCCAGCTTCAAGTTTCAGcaagttttttcaagtgtttaaaattgtttcaGTGATTGCAAGAGCAGGGCCAAGGTAATTATTTTGCCTCATGCATAACTAGTTTTAGCTTACACGATCCTTTAGCCGTGCCGCTTTATCGTAGACTTTGCTGCAATCGTGTGTAACGTTTctattaagtttctttttctctgtttttataTTTGTTCAGGAgatgtaattttaacttttctaTGTAACCAAACATTAATTTGCCTGTAGTGTAATTTC
It includes:
- the LOC138031255 gene encoding LOW QUALITY PROTEIN: uncharacterized protein (The sequence of the model RefSeq protein was modified relative to this genomic sequence to represent the inferred CDS: substituted 1 base at 1 genomic stop codon), whose protein sequence is MNLEYSEETLNKLKTEFPNIPKVLIKRFLCCPDVAVNPKNLESIQKELRAFQDIETPKWRGRGKRVKKRPSTGQKEVGDLAGCHLGDQKRTCNAIQKKCRSIFADDEFGSQHSGPLGNLNRFDHPPPTKPKPWPKRKQQDLSTKDQGEYKECPSERGACKDNHQGGDISEFLQEKQEDNCQTELNQGQGQPIHDDKKGLRRASKKIKKGSMHFKSNVKSDCGQREEISRDPFALDSEIERGRDHGDEDREQSMSRVGENQSLGIEKDERFEENKLVVCERSGPTTNEDILNHADSSSPILLLLLLPLFLLLHIWDCFTYGHAFFGDVDKSGMSALQLDMVVDPDVMEYVTTTSHHDELKEALSAKKSEIKWTLQKKTAVVVFRGEDETNSWQSECIELVQSYLRKFAKHDVEVKKEFWEALKSRLFDVRACLGVNPPLIKPLDESFRARIVCMSSEAKAFEDQVKAKLEEIYREETRKTYLKFSKRIPKERIILLKKIKFAEQLQQHNKELEITLDPEAEEIHFEGPPEQYNEAAMKFHRLDENMVEKKLIVSKGILEVIGSDEGLKRLKCELERNNVEAVYVIDKEVGIVGTSAVQANQVASLVEMLTLEERVLVDATNQHILKTSEWRQLCNEVKVGEDVHLHQNECSETVIVGFREHVTEAVKKLNYFLRNNSILEEQFTCSKGIRKYLVEYGDDDLRLIETQLANSRVKIAESGKDEDFVIFGNERGIKRAREKLNTIVAGVSCKAIDIKQPGLRKFYASGKGDRLEKTVEKNYECAILVQXSFDSKREEGKVQDTQVSSVSISSDDDDELVIGGDDDKDDQREAVGGDTDRSSFATKAGHQVSWRAGVIEAEKAEILVSSQGACYQAILKAGGAAMRNSVTTPNAGDITVSPGFALLCSHVIHTNCSPWKAGIGEAVLRNIVQRCLQKGEELRMSSIAFPVIGTGNLNFPPNEASRIMLEEILSFCQTNASSTLKDIRFVVYQQDQVLVTAFKQEVAKLQSKFNLRQEYTTSGFFGKLLSKFGIRKAASSPGLSSEHGLVRPSKSKYTGPSIEVINADLTQEKTDAILNVISTDMNMNNAGELSKAILKQGGSQIQQECSQLGNQVAGSAVMTNGGNLAAPKVIHIIPGSSDKQHLQTCLEAGLRLADNHRLRSLSIPCVGTGGYGLAAADSAQVTFQALNNFSLSCQNVRKVRIAVFQAPMMQEFLQAQQRHAAGIADHKLESNLSSKHTRQPREYDRTLSVTNDPSLKICVAGKDPTSVQKAVDSLKSGFSEVCTTQKVDNEAVNQLSRKQVESLRKKANDRDVRLDIEADIDRIVVRGEPTEVTGMVGEIWHEINERNKEIKEEQQALLVSKNIEWSYEIQGAKMVFDLQTNAKLEMAHVKSEAFVSVSLRGDEFDINLKAKTGQGRQNRETIIVHRKVKGSDEGNSLPNHWDPVPSPGMTVHLVQLAPGSSEYQTVASKFQLTSRGVNIQKIQRVQNPHLYQSYVVRKQKMDHDNGGNNERQLFHGTDVKNVAAINTQGFNRSFCGAHGVAYGRGVYFARDASTSVGYARGRVGFRYMYLARVLVGQYCVGNSAMIVPPPKNPSRPEILYDSVVDSTGNPSIFVVFYDSQCYPEYLITF